The Euphorbia lathyris chromosome 4, ddEupLath1.1, whole genome shotgun sequence genomic interval tttcatataataataatgtttttacaaaatgaaacatcaaaatactttttatattttacttgatttttagcattataaatataattaaataattaaattagatattgtataataacaataaaaaaattggatCCCTTAAGACTTTTAGAGTGTTAATTTTCTGAATAAATTaacattatttaatttttcacataataattaataacattaatttatttagatttatataataataaaaattagacCCTTTAAATTTGGTACAGGAGAACTCCGTGTATACCCTTCTCCTACTCTCCTGCTCCTCAGCCACCTCTGCCTACGTGCTTGCCCCACGAATGCTTTCTGATTTTTCTAGCATTTGCTTTCTATAGATTTAtgtattcataaaaaaaacaaattttttcttttaaattattgTAGTATGTaatttaatgtaaataaattacattttgaaattgttttgaaatttaaaatcatatagAAATAAATAAAGTTCATTGGTTTTAAATGTAAACTGAACAATTTTGTACTCAAATCCATTGCGGAGTTTTAAATGCCATACCTAAAAAACTTTTTATCATTGAAGGAAAAATCCCATTATATTTTTGCTCTAAGAGAATCTCATCTCATCTAAATGtatatttaaattttcaattactTCCCCAAATTGGATAGATCAGAATAGAATATGTTCTTCCTTATTATATATAGGAACCACTAACTAATGATAATATAATCTAATGTATTAGCTTCATAAACAagaattaacataaaattataacaaaTGATTTTTTTATCCCCTCTGTATACCATCAATGCTTCTGCCTCATTATTATAACTCTGTGGAGACTTGCAGCTTATCTTTTCCCCCTTTAAAATCACTCATAATGGTCTCCCAGCACCCAGCAAGCACCCTCAATCATCACAATAttccattttcattttaaatattcccaaaacaaacaaaaaagaaaaagccacactacttttatatatttaattacatttattattttttatccaCATCCTTCTTTTTGAAAATCCAATTTACACGTCACGCTAAACGACAACGTCCACCGTGGATTTACACACACTCCAAAACTACAGAAAACCCGTCCCTATCGCCCCCAGATTCCACCTTCCGTTATATCTACATCTTATTAAACAGATTTCGCCACGTGTACATCCTCATCCATCTATTGCCACGCGTCATCATCACACCATCGTCTTGCACGCGCTGGTCACCGGGTCCCACATAGCTGGTAAGAGATACTTACGCCCATTATTACCGTGGGCGTTATAACTAGCACCCGTCGTTTTGTCCACCAATGCCCGCCCCGGATATCCCGGGTACGACCCTGACCCGAATATGCCGGTGCAAGCGGAAACCGCCTCTAGAGGTGCGGTGGGAGGGCCTTGGAAATAACCGCTGTTAAAAGGATTAGTAACGGTGTTAGCCAAGAGTGTAGCCAAGTTTATAATCATGCCGTCAACTCCGACGTCTCCGTTAGGAGCAACCAAAGGCGGTGTTTGTGGGCCGTAAATGGGTTGATGGAAAGGCCAGGCGCAATAACCTGGACACTGAGTCTCCGAGTTACCAACCCAAATATAAGTCCCCCGAGCCGACCCGCGGGATGAACCGTGCGTACCGCACCGGTTCATGCAAAATCCGTCGACGGCGACGTCCTTCGCCGTTAACACAACGTTAATCGAATTTATAGCGAAATTCATTTTCGAAGCCAAAGCGAGCAAATGCGTCGTTTTGAGAAGTTTGCCTAGCGTGTATTTCTCATGGAGAATCTGATGGACAACGGAGAGAGAAGATGAGCCACCGCGGTATTTCTCCGTTGTCTTCCACCAGGAAGCGGCG includes:
- the LOC136226257 gene encoding protein EXORDIUM-like 2, whose protein sequence is MASFYRFATLFLFFFSCFFNTSHSALVQEQPLLLKYHNGVLLKGNVTVNLIWYGEFTPIQRSIIVDFIHSLGSKRASPLSAASWWKTTEKYRGGSSSLSVVHQILHEKYTLGKLLKTTHLLALASKMNFAINSINVVLTAKDVAVDGFCMNRCGTHGSSRGSARGTYIWVGNSETQCPGYCAWPFHQPIYGPQTPPLVAPNGDVGVDGMIINLATLLANTVTNPFNSGYFQGPPTAPLEAVSACTGIFGSGSYPGYPGRALVDKTTGASYNAHGNNGRKYLLPAMWDPVTSACKTMV